One window from the genome of Sulfodiicoccus acidiphilus encodes:
- a CDS encoding NTP transferase domain-containing protein, which produces MIALVLAAGSGRGLEPYTTFVQKETISVVGKPVIRYVVDGLVDAGIDKFVVVVGDKEEQVKEALSGVSIPLTFVRQKRKGIEGAVLDGMSEVDDEVFTLAYGDIVAPPRFYRSLMNAYLEGGKDAVFSLVPVSEGLSTYGLAVIQEGKLKAITNTGSTLALAGAYVIPKGNFDNLLDYFNHLIQRGSNYFVWSGSWVDVGYPEDLIRAVESILSNRATEISEKAYISRTAVIGRGVIVEENAYVDEYAVIKGPAYIGRNVYVGNFSLIRDFTSLEEDSRVGAYAELAHALVQPRADVGSKAYLSFSIIGSSSKIGAGVVASSYPAEVTRSKVEKLGCLISPSRQVPHGKVLEPGYRE; this is translated from the coding sequence ATGATAGCTTTAGTGCTAGCCGCTGGGTCTGGGAGAGGATTAGAGCCGTACACAACTTTCGTACAGAAGGAGACAATTTCTGTCGTGGGTAAGCCAGTAATAAGATATGTCGTTGATGGACTAGTTGATGCGGGGATTGACAAATTCGTCGTTGTAGTTGGAGACAAGGAGGAGCAGGTAAAGGAGGCCCTTTCAGGAGTTTCCATTCCGTTAACGTTCGTGAGGCAGAAACGTAAGGGTATTGAAGGAGCTGTTCTTGATGGAATGAGTGAAGTAGATGATGAAGTGTTTACCCTTGCCTATGGGGATATAGTAGCCCCACCGAGGTTTTACAGGAGTTTAATGAACGCCTATTTGGAGGGAGGGAAAGATGCGGTCTTCTCCCTAGTACCTGTAAGTGAGGGACTTTCCACATACGGATTAGCCGTTATACAGGAAGGCAAGTTAAAGGCCATTACTAACACCGGATCTACCTTGGCTTTGGCCGGAGCCTATGTAATACCCAAAGGTAATTTCGATAATCTCCTAGATTACTTCAACCATCTTATCCAGAGGGGTTCTAACTACTTCGTGTGGAGCGGTAGCTGGGTCGATGTGGGGTACCCAGAAGATCTGATCAGGGCCGTAGAATCGATATTATCTAACAGGGCAACCGAGATCTCAGAGAAAGCCTACATCTCAAGGACGGCAGTAATTGGACGCGGAGTGATCGTAGAGGAAAACGCGTATGTGGATGAGTATGCTGTGATCAAGGGTCCAGCCTATATTGGCAGAAACGTATATGTGGGAAACTTCTCCCTGATTCGAGACTTCACGTCACTTGAGGAAGATTCTAGGGTTGGAGCATATGCTGAGCTAGCCCACGCTCTAGTTCAACCTAGGGCAGACGTTGGTTCGAAGGCCTATCTATCATTCTCCATCATAGGAAGTTCCTCCAAGATTGGAGCAGGAGTCGTTGCCTCTAGCTATCCAGCTGAAGTTACCCGCAGTAAAGTGGAGAAGTTAGGGTGTCTAATTTCGCCGAGTAGACAAGTTCCTCACGGTAAGGTCTTGGAACCCGGTTACAGGGAATGA
- the glmS gene encoding glutamine--fructose-6-phosphate transaminase (isomerizing), translating into MCGIIGIVSHKEQRASIVASCLRLLEYRGYDSVGIAALDVGKVEVMKTVGGVEDLLKQVDVDSISSSVLVGHTRWATHGMPTFSNAHPHTDCSSKIAVVHNGTITNFDVLKEELTSLGHRFKSETDTEVIPHMMEEWIKKGLTSWEAFKRTVQALNGSYAILAVVSGERRIYFARKDNPLTIGLGKGSNYIASDAEAFVRFTRRVVRLMDGELGYIEADEVRIFDFTGKEIAVGERVMEIGWSPEESGIIGYEHYMLKEIQESPRAVRDTLAGIRFDQVSEAASLIRNSERVLVVGSGTSYHAGLLFGHLLEKEGYDVRTLIASEATTLRPREGDVLISISQSGETLDVLNAVKNHFKKYNIKSISLTNRIESALNFVSDIRLHTRAGPEVGVAATKTFTSQLAALLYLKSLIVGEPTDYLEGAPAAVSNSLSQQGYAKAIGEELCKKSDMFYLGRGMGVPLAMEGALKIKEVAYIHAEAYPAGESKHGPIALISDGFPVFFVNDGERTALLINNLKEMKARRAKTYSVSVNSRIGADEEIYFEGDSSLAPFYISPFLQMVAYFAAVCKGANPDRPRNLAKTVTVE; encoded by the coding sequence GTGTGTGGAATAATCGGTATTGTATCCCATAAGGAGCAACGAGCGTCAATAGTAGCCTCTTGCCTCAGGCTGCTCGAATATAGAGGCTATGATAGTGTTGGCATAGCTGCGCTAGATGTAGGAAAAGTGGAGGTTATGAAGACCGTGGGTGGAGTAGAAGATCTCCTCAAGCAGGTTGACGTAGACTCCATTTCCAGTTCTGTACTTGTGGGGCATACTAGGTGGGCTACTCACGGCATGCCCACTTTCAGTAACGCTCATCCACATACAGACTGTAGTTCTAAGATCGCTGTCGTTCATAATGGAACTATAACTAACTTCGATGTCCTTAAAGAGGAATTAACTTCACTGGGTCATCGTTTTAAGAGTGAAACTGACACCGAGGTCATTCCCCATATGATGGAGGAGTGGATAAAGAAGGGTCTGACGAGCTGGGAGGCGTTCAAGAGGACAGTTCAAGCCCTAAATGGTAGTTACGCTATATTAGCAGTGGTGTCTGGAGAGAGGAGAATTTACTTTGCTAGGAAGGACAACCCGCTTACTATTGGACTAGGAAAGGGCTCTAACTACATTGCCAGCGACGCTGAAGCCTTCGTGAGATTCACAAGAAGGGTCGTTAGATTGATGGATGGTGAGCTAGGCTACATAGAAGCCGATGAGGTGCGCATCTTTGACTTCACAGGGAAGGAGATAGCTGTCGGCGAAAGAGTAATGGAAATCGGTTGGAGTCCAGAGGAGAGCGGAATCATTGGATACGAACATTACATGCTTAAGGAAATTCAAGAGTCTCCTCGTGCAGTCAGGGACACGTTGGCTGGCATAAGGTTTGACCAGGTTAGCGAAGCCGCATCTTTAATTCGCAACTCCGAGAGGGTCCTTGTAGTTGGTTCTGGTACAAGCTATCACGCCGGACTTCTTTTCGGTCATCTCCTGGAGAAGGAAGGTTACGACGTGAGGACTTTAATAGCATCAGAGGCTACAACCTTGAGACCTCGAGAAGGTGACGTTCTCATATCGATATCTCAAAGTGGGGAGACTCTCGATGTCCTTAATGCGGTTAAGAATCACTTCAAGAAGTATAACATTAAGTCGATTTCATTGACTAACAGGATAGAAAGTGCACTTAACTTTGTCAGCGACATAAGGCTCCACACTAGGGCCGGTCCGGAGGTTGGAGTTGCAGCCACTAAGACCTTCACCTCCCAGCTCGCAGCTCTACTCTACCTTAAGTCACTCATCGTGGGGGAGCCAACCGACTACCTTGAAGGTGCTCCCGCGGCAGTCTCTAACTCCCTATCTCAGCAGGGTTACGCTAAGGCGATTGGAGAGGAGCTGTGTAAGAAATCGGACATGTTCTACTTAGGCCGAGGAATGGGAGTCCCATTAGCCATGGAAGGTGCACTGAAGATAAAAGAAGTAGCCTATATTCATGCAGAGGCCTATCCAGCGGGGGAGAGTAAGCATGGACCTATTGCCTTGATAAGCGATGGATTCCCTGTGTTCTTTGTAAATGACGGTGAACGTACGGCTCTATTAATTAATAACCTTAAAGAAATGAAGGCTAGACGGGCTAAGACTTACTCAGTCTCGGTAAACTCTAGGATCGGTGCCGATGAGGAGATCTACTTTGAAGGAGATTCGTCGCTTGCCCCATTCTACATCTCTCCTTTTCTGCAGATGGTGGCATACTTTGCGGCGGTGTGTAAGGGAGCTAACCCAGACAGGCCCAGAAACTTGGCTAAAACGGTGACTGTGGAATGA